Part of the Jatrophihabitans sp. GAS493 genome, CCGGACGTGCCGGCCCAGACGATGGCGTCCACCTTGGCATCGGCCAACGCCTCGGCCGCCGGCAGGAATCGCTCGACGGCGAACTGGTCCGAAGCCTCTGAGTCGAGTCCGATTCGCTGTACGACCACACGGGCGAAATGCGCCGAGACGCTGCCCCCGAGCAAGCGGAGCAACCGGCTGATCGCCGGCTCCAGCACGGTGTTCGACGACGGCACTATCAGGCCGATGCGCACCTGCCCGCCCCTCAGCCAGACGTCCCGAAACGTTCCCGGAACTGCTCGGTCATCGCCGGCCAGACGTGCGGGTCGTGCCCGGGGATGAGTTGGAAGCCGCGCTCGGCGGAGAGCTTCTTCAACCGACGAATCGGCTCGATCGTCTCCATCGGATCGATGTCGACGACTCCCCCGATCGCCAGCTCCTGCTCGATGTTCTCGGTCAGGTCGGCGGCGTCGAAGGCGAAGACGAAGCCTCCGCCGCCCACCGACTCATCCAGCTCGACCATGAAACTCTGATGTCCCGGGGTGTGCCCGTAGGTCGGGATCGCCGTTACACCCGGTGCGATCTCGGCCTCACCGTCGGCGAGCCGCCAATCGATGCGCGGATCGTCGTAGTCGATCCGTGCCATCGCATGCTTCTCCGGCTCCGGGGTGTTGAGCATGCCGTACTTCAACTCGCGTCGCTGCGCATGCACCGGAACGCGCCCCGCGAAGAGCTTGATTCCGCCGGAGTGATCGTGGTGCAGGTGGCTCACCGCGATCGCCTGAATCGAATCGATGTCAACGCCTACCTGCGCCAGTCCCTCTTCGATCGGTTCACCGGGGCCTGGAAGCACCGGCAGGTACTCC contains:
- a CDS encoding N-acyl homoserine lactonase family protein, giving the protein MSSGVRRIILLTLGWEELPKSVSVFGAPPELRMREPVPGVLLECDGGWILLDTGFNTALIRDPVLYRRFYPSVEYLPVLPGPGEPIEEGLAQVGVDIDSIQAIAVSHLHHDHSGGIKLFAGRVPVHAQRRELKYGMLNTPEPEKHAMARIDYDDPRIDWRLADGEAEIAPGVTAIPTYGHTPGHQSFMVELDESVGGGGFVFAFDAADLTENIEQELAIGGVVDIDPMETIEPIRRLKKLSAERGFQLIPGHDPHVWPAMTEQFRERFGTSG